The following are from one region of the Littorina saxatilis isolate snail1 linkage group LG2, US_GU_Lsax_2.0, whole genome shotgun sequence genome:
- the LOC138959619 gene encoding acetylcholine receptor subunit alpha-type acr-16-like → MSHEKRLIQDLIRNYKDLGIMGRPVKDQNDTITIKYGLSLIQILDLDERNQILTTNVWATYNWNDMHLNWSKEEYGNITKVRVRNEDIWKPDIKLYNYADTRLGELRDALCVLSDNGDVVWIPQAVFKSSCSIDIRHFPFDVQTCHLKFGSWTYDGSKLDLQFVYGPAFELNDYIQSNEWDIIFSNAERNVKYYPCCPEPYVDLVFHIQISRKVAFYNYILILPCVLLSSLTLVLFWLPPESPAKMQLGMNIFVAFFVLLLLLAESTPPAASSIPLIGAYYCLNMILITLSTLLSVVVVNLYFHGSRTQVPRLFKKLMVDVFARVFCMRAQLLGPMDQGGPRAALYIKNNREKRHQDIKYDRVGMFEMQGEIPWQHPPGHTAPTSNGNPGMGSEPDLSAETLGNLPSQCSSLEWEVKEIRRHLRSMSDRAMDKEDMEKRAREWKVVALVLDRLFFFLYLLVLLVSAFTLFKTTLMQDGAADAKKDKGT, encoded by the exons ATGTCCCACGAGAAGCGGCTGATCCAGGACCTGATCCGGAACTACAAGGACCTGGGAATCATGGGCAGGCCCGTCAAGGACCAGAACGACACCATCACTATCAAGTACGGCCTCTCCCTCATCCAGATCCTCGACCTGGACGAGCGCAACCAGATCCTCACAACCAACGTCTGGGCCACCTAT AACTGGAACGACATGCACCTCAACTGGTCAAAAGAAGAATACGGGAACATTACCAAAGTGCGCGTGCGCAATGAAGACATATGGAAACCGGATATCAAACTATACAACTA TGCTGACACACGGCTAGGAGAACTCCGGGACGCTCTCTGCGTGCTCTCCGATAACGGGGACGTCGTCTGGATCCCACAGGCCGTCTTCAAGTCGTCCTGCTCCATCGACATCCGGCACTTCCCCTTCGACGTGCAAACCTGTCACCTCAAGTTCGGCTCCTGGACCTACGACGGTAGCAAGCTGGATCTGCAGTTCGTCTACGGGCCCGCCTTCGAGCTAAACGACTACATCCAAAGCAACGAGTGGGATATCATCTTCTCCAACGCGGAGAGGAACGTGAAGTACTACCCGTGCTGTCCCGAGCCCTATGTGGACCTGGTGTTCCATATCCAGATCAGCCGCAAGGTGGCCTTCTACAACTACATCCTGATCCTGCCCTGTGTTCTGCTGTCATCCCTCACTCTGGTGCTCTTCTGGCTGCCTCCCGAGTCCCCGGCCAAGATGCAGCTAG GCATGAATATTTTTGTGGCATTCTTCGTCTTATTGTTGCTGCTGGCAGAATCCACGCCTCCTGCGGCTTCCAGTATACCTTTGATAG GTGCCTACTACTGTTTGAACATGATACTGATCACACTGTCCACACTGCTGTCTGTGGTGGTGGTCAACCTTTACTTCCATGGGTCAAGAACGCAGGTCCCGAGGCTATTCAAAAAG CTCATGGTGGACGTCTTCGCGAGGGTGTTTTGCATGAGGGCGCAGTTGCTGGGCCCAATGGACCAAGGAGGCCCTCGAGCAGCTCTCTACATCAAGAACAACCGCGAAAAACGCCACCAGGACATTAAGTATGACAGGGTGGGCATGTTCGAGATGCAGGGCGAAATCCCTTGGCAGCATCCACCGGGCCACACTGCGCCCACCTCCAACGGGAATCCAGGGATGGGCAGCGAGCCCGATCTGTCTGCTGAGACCTTGGGTAATCTGCCCTCGCAGTGCTCCAGCCTGGAGTGGGAGGTGAAGGAGATCCGGAGACACTTGCGAAGCATGTCCGACAGGGCCATGGACAAAGAGGACATGGAGAAGCGGGCGAGGGAGTGGAAGGTGGTGGCCCTTGTCCTGGAccgcctcttcttcttcctctatCTGCTCGTGCTCCTCGTGTCGGCCTTCACCTTGTTCAAGACCACGCTGATGCAGGACGGAGCTGCTGACGCCAAGAAAGACAAGGGCACGTGA